In Persicimonas caeni, a single window of DNA contains:
- a CDS encoding outer membrane lipoprotein-sorting protein, with the protein MKRMKLKSLLLVGLMLALGAPALAQDDGDKAKTAKAQKAKEQKLPSVEEVTDKLDDLYRADSSHGTIEMTVVTDRGKRTLQIEQWTRGDDQALMVIRKPTREAGTATLRNDDGLWNYAPRADRLIRIPSGLLSDSWMGSHFTNDDLMRETSFEEDYETKLSWATVDGTRYLKETLTPKKGAPVVWEKIEYLMTADEWLPVEASYFDDGKVVRVMKFSNIKELGGRRIPTVMELLPQTGEDKGEKTRVEYKEMEFGADVDKGMFTKRGLRRVARRR; encoded by the coding sequence ATGAAACGAATGAAACTGAAAAGCCTGTTGCTCGTAGGCCTGATGCTGGCGCTGGGTGCGCCGGCGCTGGCTCAAGACGATGGCGACAAAGCCAAAACCGCCAAAGCGCAGAAGGCGAAGGAACAAAAGCTGCCGTCGGTCGAGGAGGTGACTGACAAGCTCGATGATCTGTACCGCGCCGATTCGTCGCACGGCACCATCGAGATGACCGTGGTGACCGACCGCGGCAAGCGCACCCTGCAGATCGAGCAGTGGACCCGCGGCGACGATCAGGCCTTGATGGTCATCCGCAAGCCCACCCGCGAGGCGGGCACGGCCACGCTGCGAAACGACGACGGCCTGTGGAACTACGCCCCGCGCGCCGACCGGCTCATCCGCATCCCCTCGGGCCTTTTGAGCGACAGTTGGATGGGCAGCCACTTCACCAACGACGACCTGATGCGCGAGACGAGCTTCGAGGAGGACTACGAGACGAAGCTGTCGTGGGCGACCGTCGACGGCACGCGTTACCTCAAGGAGACGCTGACCCCCAAAAAGGGCGCGCCGGTGGTCTGGGAGAAGATCGAGTACCTGATGACCGCCGACGAGTGGTTGCCCGTCGAGGCCTCGTACTTCGACGACGGCAAGGTCGTGCGTGTCATGAAGTTCTCGAACATCAAGGAACTCGGCGGGCGCAGAATCCCCACCGTCATGGAGCTTCTGCCCCAGACTGGTGAGGACAAAGGCGAGAAGACACGCGTGGAGTACAAGGAGATGGAGTTCGGCGCCGACGTGGACAAAGGCATGTTCACCAAGCGCGGGCTGCGTCGCGTGGCGCGTCGCCGCTAA
- a CDS encoding DUF547 domain-containing protein, whose amino-acid sequence MKRTAALLAALAVLLLAPAAFAEDVVDTKDWDALLSKYVDGKGQVDYAAWHKSAKDQKRLDQFLEKVATANPDAHPAKAQLAFYINAYNATVIDSVLEKWPVKSVRKEKGFFKSEKHPIARKERTLDELEHKLIRPTFKEPRIHFVLVCAAKSCPRLRQEAITEKNVDKTLEASAQEFIPAATKANGKTVTTSQLFNWFADDFKSDAGSVEAYLAKYTSGKTKKVLESGEAKLEFSNYDWAINEQ is encoded by the coding sequence ATGAAACGCACCGCCGCCCTGCTCGCCGCCCTCGCCGTCTTGCTGCTCGCCCCTGCTGCGTTTGCAGAAGATGTCGTCGATACGAAGGACTGGGACGCCCTGTTGAGCAAGTACGTCGACGGAAAGGGCCAGGTCGACTATGCCGCCTGGCACAAGAGCGCGAAGGACCAAAAGCGCCTCGATCAGTTTTTGGAGAAGGTCGCCACGGCCAACCCCGATGCCCATCCGGCCAAGGCCCAGCTGGCGTTCTACATCAACGCCTACAACGCCACGGTCATCGACTCGGTGCTCGAGAAATGGCCGGTCAAGAGCGTGAGGAAAGAAAAGGGCTTCTTCAAGAGCGAAAAGCACCCGATTGCGCGCAAAGAGCGCACCCTCGATGAACTCGAGCACAAGCTCATTCGCCCGACCTTCAAAGAGCCTCGCATCCACTTCGTGCTGGTCTGCGCGGCCAAGAGCTGCCCGCGACTTCGCCAGGAGGCGATAACGGAGAAGAACGTCGACAAGACCCTCGAAGCCTCTGCACAGGAGTTCATCCCGGCGGCGACGAAAGCCAACGGCAAGACCGTGACCACCAGTCAATTGTTCAATTGGTTCGCCGACGACTTCAAATCAGACGCCGGCTCGGTGGAGGCGTATCTGGCAAAATACACGTCCGGAAAGACAAAGAAGGTACTCGAGTCGGGCGAGGCAAAGCTGGAGTTCTCGAATTACGACTGGGCGATCAACGAGCAATAG
- a CDS encoding ABC transporter ATP-binding protein encodes MADTLIEVRGIERIYKQGEVDVHALRGVDLDIAEGEFTALAGPSGSGKTTLLNAIGCLDTPTAGNVRIDGTDVTGFGKTEGAEYRMEHVGFIFQAYNLIPVFTAYENAEFVMMLQGVPAARRKQRVSELFERVGLAGYADRKPHELSGGQQQRVAVVRALAAKPRIVLADEPTANLDSETSASLLDLMLELNQEQGVTFVFSTHDDLVMDRARRIVRLDSGNIVGDERKELVAS; translated from the coding sequence ATGGCAGACACATTGATCGAAGTGCGCGGCATCGAGCGCATCTACAAGCAAGGCGAAGTCGACGTGCACGCGCTTCGCGGGGTCGACCTGGACATCGCCGAAGGGGAGTTCACCGCGCTGGCCGGGCCGTCGGGCTCGGGAAAGACCACGCTTTTGAACGCCATCGGCTGTCTGGACACGCCCACCGCGGGCAACGTGCGCATCGACGGCACCGACGTGACCGGCTTCGGCAAGACCGAGGGCGCCGAATACCGCATGGAGCACGTGGGCTTTATCTTCCAGGCCTACAACCTCATCCCGGTCTTCACCGCCTACGAGAACGCCGAGTTCGTCATGATGCTGCAGGGCGTGCCCGCCGCCCGGCGCAAGCAGCGGGTGAGCGAGTTGTTCGAGCGCGTGGGCCTGGCCGGCTACGCCGACCGCAAGCCCCACGAGCTCAGCGGCGGCCAGCAGCAGCGCGTGGCCGTGGTCCGCGCGCTCGCAGCCAAGCCGCGCATCGTCTTGGCCGACGAGCCGACCGCCAACCTCGACAGCGAGACCTCGGCGTCGCTTCTCGACCTGATGCTCGAGCTCAACCAGGAGCAGGGCGTCACGTTCGTCTTTTCGACCCACGACGACCTGGTCATGGACCGCGCCCGGCGCATCGTGCGCCTCGACAGCGGCAATATCGTGGGCGACGAGCGCAAAGAGCTCGTCGCTTCCTAA
- a CDS encoding addiction module protein, with product MSTQPVPNPPPGFDKLSKEEQIEYLQELWNQLSSEESEVPVPDWHREILRERLANTNDQVTESWATVKARLAGRSRG from the coding sequence ATGAGCACGCAACCCGTTCCAAATCCGCCTCCCGGCTTCGACAAGCTCTCCAAAGAAGAGCAAATCGAATACCTCCAAGAGCTGTGGAATCAGCTCTCTTCAGAAGAGTCCGAGGTGCCTGTGCCAGATTGGCACCGCGAGATTCTGCGCGAGCGCCTTGCCAATACAAATGACCAAGTCACGGAGTCATGGGCAACTGTCAAAGCACGGCTAGCAGGCAGATCACGTGGGTGA
- a CDS encoding alpha/beta hydrolase, with amino-acid sequence MTVDTVEAMAGYLSDEEIEALDFSDLAPAVPLDDDGVLQDEGFWHAFDGLQIFWQSWQPEGGPTRGVIALMHGFGEHSSRYDHVAGALCRAGYAVLAIDARGHGRSTGKRAHVQRFEHYVRDYDLLKMHARARWPELDLFCFGHSNGGLIVLQYALTQPDDITGFVVTSPFCGFALEVPAIKAAAGDLLSKIWPSFTMPNGLDGSKISHVQRVVDKYDSDPLDLKIVSARYFTEAKAAQQTLLERAGELEQSFLFLVAGGDEVVDPKCAEDVFHKMGSGDREMEIFPKLYHEILNEEPWDDIVRRMLRWMERHRQTAAEDQG; translated from the coding sequence TTGACTGTCGATACGGTTGAGGCGATGGCGGGCTATCTGTCGGATGAGGAGATCGAGGCGCTCGATTTCTCGGATTTGGCGCCGGCGGTGCCGCTCGATGACGACGGCGTGCTGCAGGATGAGGGTTTCTGGCACGCCTTCGACGGCCTGCAGATCTTTTGGCAATCGTGGCAACCCGAGGGTGGGCCCACGCGCGGAGTCATCGCGCTGATGCACGGCTTCGGCGAGCACTCCTCGCGCTACGATCACGTGGCCGGGGCGTTGTGTCGGGCCGGCTATGCCGTGCTCGCCATCGACGCGCGCGGCCATGGCCGCAGCACCGGCAAGCGGGCGCATGTGCAGCGATTCGAGCACTACGTGCGCGACTACGATCTGCTCAAGATGCACGCCCGTGCGCGCTGGCCCGAGCTCGACCTGTTTTGCTTCGGTCACTCCAACGGCGGGCTCATCGTGCTGCAGTACGCGCTGACCCAGCCTGACGACATCACCGGATTTGTGGTCACCAGTCCGTTTTGCGGCTTCGCGCTGGAGGTTCCGGCCATCAAGGCCGCCGCCGGCGACCTGTTGAGCAAGATCTGGCCGTCGTTCACGATGCCCAACGGGCTCGACGGCAGCAAAATCAGCCATGTTCAGCGCGTCGTCGACAAGTACGACAGCGACCCGCTCGACCTCAAGATCGTCTCGGCGCGCTACTTCACCGAGGCGAAGGCCGCCCAGCAGACGCTCTTGGAGCGCGCCGGCGAGCTCGAGCAGTCGTTTTTGTTCTTGGTCGCCGGCGGCGATGAAGTCGTCGACCCGAAATGTGCCGAAGACGTCTTCCACAAGATGGGCAGCGGCGACCGCGAGATGGAGATCTTTCCCAAGCTCTACCACGAGATTCTCAACGAGGAGCCGTGGGACGACATCGTGCGGCGCATGCTGCGCTGGATGGAGCGACACCGACAGACTGCTGCAGAGGACCAGGGATGA
- a CDS encoding superoxide dismutase, which yields MAHYGEHTLPDLPYAYDALEPYIDEQTMRLHHDKHHQGYVNGLNKAERDLAEARESGDFSNIRNIQRRLAFHGSGHINHKLFWLNMCSPDDYSDPIGDLATQIEKDFGSLDNLKAQFGAAAKAVEGSGWGSLVWQPEGGYLTTVAYENHQKQFVNGQIPILLLDVWEHAYYLKYQNNRGKYVDNFWNIVNWDNVAGNFDKAKAYEFPVSL from the coding sequence ATGGCTCATTACGGCGAACATACTCTCCCTGATCTTCCCTACGCTTACGACGCTCTCGAGCCGTATATCGACGAGCAGACGATGCGTCTCCACCACGACAAGCACCACCAAGGATACGTCAACGGCTTGAACAAAGCCGAGCGTGACCTGGCCGAAGCACGCGAGTCGGGTGATTTCTCGAATATCCGCAACATCCAGCGTCGCCTGGCCTTCCACGGCTCGGGTCACATCAACCACAAGCTGTTCTGGCTGAACATGTGCTCGCCGGACGACTACAGCGATCCGATCGGCGACCTGGCCACCCAGATCGAGAAGGACTTCGGTAGCCTCGACAACCTCAAGGCGCAGTTCGGCGCGGCCGCCAAGGCCGTCGAGGGCAGCGGCTGGGGAAGCCTTGTGTGGCAGCCCGAGGGCGGCTACCTGACCACGGTGGCCTACGAGAACCACCAGAAGCAGTTCGTCAACGGTCAGATCCCGATTCTGCTTCTCGACGTGTGGGAGCACGCCTACTACCTCAAGTACCAGAACAACCGCGGCAAGTACGTGGACAACTTCTGGAACATCGTCAACTGGGACAACGTCGCGGGGAACTTCGACAAGGCGAAAGCCTACGAATTCCCGGTGAGCCTCTAA
- a CDS encoding HEAT repeat domain-containing protein: protein MKSAGVVKRACAIAGIVMLGMGLLGCEEEKFGEAERQEVQRVLHTGVGLDSDPYVQAETLRVFEMIKKPELNEFAEKLVDSSDSPMVRVAALRVLLANDYQDIRRVATASFNKGSVAEKKAILSAVLEYGPPPLKRVITSRALRSTDPFLRRQAFEEGPLARLEKAQEEGKAKLLENTLFPEIGRSINHDDEVLASAALEALVAAGQTERAEPLLETLGDKSAEREKRLSAARILGRAQIKEAVPHFEKILESVKVSKTGEFVLPKKIDEELVKAATLGLVAAGETKYVKQAQKYLTNADVEQSLEVLTALAPNPSEDAAISLKIAMQDAREPVRYRAIELFADHDQATAKAFMAAMRGTDFESKKRLAQILTRRFPGEWAKNLSKQLDNEEQRLATLELLRDVIVTTEDAQTLEPLSDQLYKLAKGKDEKASALAALLLVKVADDQKSRALLAEVDSPEIRYAYLEHLVRTAPKTNVEFFRKNFYADLYALRLMSAAGMMLAYDAGVAPGQTGEEGEGL from the coding sequence ATGAAATCGGCAGGAGTCGTCAAGAGGGCGTGCGCCATCGCCGGCATCGTCATGCTCGGCATGGGGTTGCTGGGCTGCGAGGAAGAGAAGTTCGGCGAAGCCGAGCGCCAAGAGGTCCAGCGGGTGCTGCACACCGGCGTCGGCTTGGACAGCGATCCGTACGTGCAGGCCGAGACGTTGCGCGTCTTCGAGATGATCAAAAAGCCCGAGCTCAACGAGTTCGCCGAAAAGCTCGTCGACTCGAGCGACTCGCCGATGGTGCGCGTGGCGGCGCTGCGCGTGCTTCTGGCCAACGATTACCAGGACATCCGAAGGGTGGCGACGGCGAGCTTCAACAAGGGGAGCGTGGCTGAAAAGAAGGCGATCTTGAGCGCGGTCCTCGAATATGGTCCGCCGCCGCTCAAGCGGGTGATCACCAGCCGGGCGCTGCGCTCGACGGATCCCTTTCTTCGCCGCCAGGCCTTCGAGGAGGGGCCGCTGGCCCGCCTGGAGAAGGCGCAAGAGGAGGGCAAGGCGAAGCTTCTGGAGAACACGCTCTTTCCCGAAATCGGCCGCTCGATCAACCACGATGACGAGGTGCTCGCCTCGGCTGCGCTCGAGGCGCTGGTCGCCGCCGGCCAAACCGAGCGCGCCGAGCCGCTTCTGGAGACGCTGGGCGACAAGTCGGCCGAGCGCGAAAAGCGCTTGAGCGCAGCGCGTATCTTGGGCCGCGCCCAGATCAAGGAGGCGGTGCCGCACTTCGAGAAGATCCTCGAGTCGGTCAAAGTTTCGAAGACCGGTGAGTTCGTGCTGCCCAAAAAGATCGACGAGGAGCTCGTCAAAGCCGCGACCCTCGGGTTGGTCGCTGCTGGCGAGACCAAATACGTCAAGCAGGCCCAGAAGTACCTGACCAACGCCGACGTCGAGCAGTCCCTCGAAGTGCTCACCGCCCTGGCGCCCAATCCGTCGGAAGACGCCGCCATCAGCCTCAAAATCGCCATGCAGGACGCCCGCGAGCCGGTGCGTTACCGAGCTATCGAGCTGTTCGCCGACCACGACCAAGCGACCGCCAAGGCGTTCATGGCGGCGATGCGCGGCACGGACTTCGAGAGCAAAAAGCGTCTGGCTCAGATTCTAACGCGACGTTTTCCCGGGGAATGGGCAAAGAACCTGTCGAAGCAACTCGACAACGAGGAGCAGCGCCTGGCGACGCTCGAGCTTTTGCGCGACGTCATCGTCACCACAGAGGACGCCCAGACGCTCGAGCCGTTGTCGGACCAGCTCTACAAGCTCGCCAAGGGCAAAGACGAGAAGGCCTCGGCCTTGGCGGCGCTGCTGTTGGTGAAAGTTGCCGATGACCAGAAGAGCCGCGCGCTTTTGGCCGAGGTCGACAGCCCCGAGATTCGCTACGCGTATCTGGAGCACTTGGTGCGCACAGCTCCCAAGACGAACGTGGAGTTTTTCCGCAAGAATTTCTACGCCGACCTGTACGCGCTCAGGTTGATGAGCGCGGCCGGCATGATGCTGGCGTACGACGCCGGCGTGGCGCCGGGGCAGACGGGTGAGGAAGGGGAAGGATTGTGA
- a CDS encoding aldehyde dehydrogenase family protein, producing MSVSVIEKHSPVTGEKLGEYHISTPDEVEAAVARARSAFPAWRDRSLEERFEVLDRIREIIKDRGEEFARRISADTGKALLDALMTEILVVPLFIDHYRRRASKILKSRKIWPGMLFPGKKAHVEYFPMGVIGVISPWNFPFQLSMVPVLSALIGGNTVVLKPSEVTPMTGELMKELFEAAGVPEGVVEVVQGDGSTGAALVESDIDMVFFTGSVATGRKVMAEAAKKPIPVELELGGKDAMIVCADANLRRAAKGAVWGALINGGQMCISVERLIVVEEVYDEFVEMVQEEINKVKVGDTPDSDMGAITFPPQLEIIEDHVNKAVEAGAKVLCGGKRLERDGMFYAPTLITEVDTDMDIYTEETFGPVLPVIKVKDEDEAIKLANEHQYGLTGSVWTSDLDKGKRLASLMECGQVGVNDIVQSVGNPKLPFGGVKSSGFGRYHGDEGILTFMHAKAVMVSSGRADSEPVWFPYHGKYEHMTELFNSLLEGKWLGVGKAFVQLLRKGD from the coding sequence ATGAGCGTCAGTGTTATCGAAAAGCACAGCCCGGTGACGGGTGAGAAACTCGGCGAATACCACATCAGCACCCCCGACGAGGTCGAAGCTGCGGTGGCGCGGGCGCGAAGCGCGTTTCCGGCCTGGCGCGATCGCAGCCTCGAAGAGCGTTTCGAGGTGCTCGACCGCATCCGCGAGATCATCAAGGACCGCGGCGAGGAGTTCGCCCGGCGGATCAGCGCCGACACGGGCAAGGCGCTCTTGGACGCGTTGATGACCGAGATCTTGGTCGTGCCGCTGTTCATCGACCACTACCGCCGGCGCGCCTCGAAGATCCTCAAGTCCAGAAAGATCTGGCCGGGGATGCTCTTCCCGGGCAAGAAGGCCCACGTCGAGTACTTTCCGATGGGGGTCATCGGGGTGATCTCGCCGTGGAACTTCCCCTTCCAGTTGTCGATGGTGCCGGTGTTGTCGGCGCTCATCGGCGGCAACACCGTGGTGCTCAAGCCCTCGGAGGTCACCCCGATGACCGGCGAGCTGATGAAGGAGCTCTTCGAGGCCGCTGGCGTCCCCGAAGGCGTCGTCGAGGTCGTCCAGGGCGACGGGTCCACGGGCGCGGCGCTCGTCGAATCGGACATCGACATGGTCTTCTTTACCGGCTCGGTGGCCACCGGCCGTAAGGTCATGGCCGAGGCGGCCAAAAAGCCGATCCCGGTCGAGCTCGAGCTCGGCGGCAAGGACGCCATGATCGTGTGCGCCGACGCCAACCTTCGCCGCGCTGCCAAAGGGGCGGTGTGGGGCGCGCTGATCAACGGCGGGCAGATGTGCATCTCGGTCGAGCGGCTCATCGTCGTCGAAGAGGTCTACGACGAGTTCGTCGAGATGGTCCAAGAGGAGATCAACAAGGTCAAAGTCGGCGACACCCCCGACTCCGACATGGGCGCGATCACCTTCCCGCCCCAGCTCGAGATCATCGAGGACCACGTCAACAAGGCGGTCGAAGCCGGCGCCAAGGTTCTGTGTGGCGGCAAGCGCCTCGAGCGCGACGGCATGTTCTATGCGCCCACGTTGATCACCGAGGTCGACACGGACATGGACATCTACACCGAGGAGACGTTCGGCCCGGTGTTGCCCGTCATCAAGGTCAAAGACGAGGACGAGGCGATCAAGCTGGCCAACGAGCACCAGTACGGGCTGACCGGCTCGGTGTGGACCAGCGACCTCGACAAGGGCAAGCGCCTCGCCTCGCTCATGGAGTGCGGCCAGGTCGGCGTCAACGATATCGTCCAGTCGGTCGGCAACCCCAAGCTTCCCTTCGGCGGGGTCAAATCGAGCGGCTTCGGCCGCTACCACGGCGACGAGGGCATCCTCACGTTCATGCACGCCAAGGCGGTGATGGTCTCGAGCGGGCGCGCCGACAGCGAGCCGGTCTGGTTCCCCTACCATGGCAAATACGAGCACATGACCGAGTTGTTCAACTCGCTGCTCGAGGGCAAGTGGTTGGGCGTGGGCAAGGCGTTCGTGCAGCTTCTTCGCAAAGGCGACTAG
- a CDS encoding ABC transporter permease, with protein MITKLAWRNLARNRWRSILTAAGVAVAVGLMVWTMAYMEGFFGAMVRGATALDTGQALIQRKAYVDEPSIYEAFALEEGMLEEVEQTEGVRAAAPRINLYGLIGNEQRSQVSKLLGVDAQAEAAATPITDAVVKGEWLSDDPEPPPAPREVVLGEGLARQLEVDLGAELVVFLEASDGSLGNDLLKVVGVVKTGNSMVDRQAAYVHLEDAQYVGALDGQVHEIVVKTDNPAEAEGVVAQMAPKIDAYDTDEHDLVVRSWQQARPQIAQMLELSDASNIAMFFILYLLASLGLLNTQRMSALERRREFGVMMAIGVTPRRLFMVILAETLLLSFVGALVGTALGGGLAWHHAVNGLDMTAFATNTDFTWMGISFSERLYFGLNAEIVLEPLLVMLGVAILCGLWPAAKAIGIDITSAIAGRN; from the coding sequence ATGATTACGAAATTAGCTTGGAGAAACCTCGCCAGGAACCGCTGGCGAAGCATTCTGACCGCCGCGGGCGTGGCCGTCGCCGTGGGTCTGATGGTCTGGACGATGGCCTATATGGAGGGCTTCTTCGGGGCGATGGTGCGCGGAGCGACCGCGCTCGACACCGGCCAGGCGCTCATCCAGCGCAAGGCCTACGTCGACGAGCCGTCGATCTACGAGGCGTTCGCCCTCGAAGAGGGCATGCTCGAAGAGGTCGAGCAGACCGAAGGCGTGCGCGCCGCCGCCCCGCGCATCAACCTGTACGGGCTGATCGGCAACGAGCAGCGCTCGCAGGTCTCGAAGCTTCTGGGCGTCGACGCGCAGGCTGAGGCGGCCGCCACGCCCATCACCGACGCCGTCGTCAAAGGTGAGTGGCTCAGTGACGACCCCGAGCCGCCGCCCGCTCCGCGCGAGGTGGTCTTGGGCGAGGGGCTGGCCCGCCAACTCGAGGTCGATCTGGGCGCCGAGCTGGTCGTCTTTTTGGAGGCCTCCGACGGCTCGCTGGGCAACGATCTTTTGAAGGTGGTCGGCGTCGTCAAGACCGGCAACTCCATGGTCGACCGCCAGGCGGCCTACGTCCACCTGGAGGACGCCCAATACGTGGGCGCGCTCGACGGGCAGGTCCACGAGATCGTGGTCAAGACCGACAACCCGGCCGAGGCCGAGGGGGTCGTCGCCCAGATGGCCCCCAAAATCGACGCGTACGACACCGACGAACACGACCTGGTCGTGCGCTCCTGGCAACAGGCGCGCCCCCAGATCGCCCAGATGCTCGAGCTGAGCGACGCCAGCAATATTGCGATGTTCTTCATCCTCTACCTGCTCGCCAGCCTGGGGCTTTTGAACACCCAGCGCATGAGCGCGCTGGAGCGGCGCCGCGAATTCGGCGTGATGATGGCCATCGGGGTGACGCCCCGGCGCCTGTTCATGGTGATTCTGGCCGAGACGCTCCTGTTGAGCTTCGTCGGCGCGCTCGTCGGCACCGCCCTGGGCGGTGGGCTGGCCTGGCACCACGCCGTCAACGGGCTCGACATGACCGCCTTTGCCACCAACACCGACTTTACCTGGATGGGGATCTCGTTCTCCGAGCGCCTCTACTTCGGATTGAACGCCGAGATCGTGCTCGAGCCGCTGCTCGTCATGCTCGGCGTGGCGATTCTGTGTGGGCTGTGGCCGGCGGCCAAGGCCATCGGGATCGATATCACCTCGGCCATCGCGGGGAGGAACTAA
- a CDS encoding ABC transporter permease: protein MLKLAWRNLWRNRPRTLIICSAIILSYALMLVSMGISEDTYTKMLDAAAEGAGGEVLVHGDGWWETQSSDIVIERPQAAQKALEGVAGIDAVIPRVVINGLATSSRGNEPVRLMGVDLDQEAKLADLTEDLDSGEFFSDEFDHPIVLSEKLVDKLGLERGDKVVLTASTPDGEVTRALFRLDGILDAAGMGESMAYTTLAAAQKAVSMEGQLTQFGLLTDEAVAHEQVAERAKTALEGRGLEVLTWQEAVPEMVGFIQMDEAFGYIYMIVVFIVVVFAIANTFLMAVMERVREFGLLNAIGMTPGRVGKLIFWETALMATISIAIGFGIGLGIHLYIADVGINTAEMYGVDMELAGVNMSDMIMRSEINPVKWLGATATVFLSVMLSAAYPAWRASQMAPAEAMRFYE from the coding sequence ATGCTGAAATTAGCCTGGCGCAACTTGTGGCGCAATCGCCCCCGTACCCTGATCATCTGCTCGGCGATCATCCTGAGCTACGCGCTGATGCTGGTGTCGATGGGCATCAGCGAGGACACCTACACCAAGATGCTCGACGCCGCCGCCGAGGGCGCAGGTGGCGAAGTGCTCGTGCACGGCGACGGCTGGTGGGAGACCCAGTCGAGTGACATCGTCATCGAACGACCCCAGGCCGCGCAAAAGGCGCTAGAAGGGGTCGCAGGCATCGACGCGGTCATCCCGCGCGTGGTCATCAACGGCCTGGCCACGAGCTCACGCGGCAACGAGCCGGTGCGCCTGATGGGCGTCGACCTCGACCAGGAGGCGAAGCTCGCCGACCTCACCGAGGACCTCGACAGCGGCGAGTTCTTCTCCGACGAATTCGACCATCCCATCGTGCTGAGCGAGAAGCTCGTCGACAAACTCGGCCTCGAGCGCGGCGACAAGGTCGTCTTGACCGCCTCGACGCCCGACGGCGAGGTGACGCGAGCCCTCTTTCGCCTCGACGGCATCCTCGACGCGGCGGGCATGGGGGAGAGCATGGCCTACACGACCCTGGCGGCCGCCCAGAAGGCGGTGAGCATGGAGGGCCAGCTGACCCAATTCGGCCTGCTCACCGACGAGGCGGTGGCTCACGAACAGGTCGCCGAGCGCGCCAAGACCGCCCTCGAGGGCCGGGGCTTGGAGGTGCTCACCTGGCAGGAGGCCGTCCCCGAGATGGTCGGCTTTATCCAGATGGATGAGGCCTTCGGCTACATCTACATGATCGTGGTCTTCATCGTGGTCGTCTTCGCCATCGCCAACACGTTTTTGATGGCGGTCATGGAGCGCGTGCGCGAGTTCGGCCTGCTCAACGCCATCGGCATGACGCCGGGGCGGGTGGGTAAGCTGATCTTCTGGGAGACCGCCCTGATGGCGACCATCTCGATCGCCATCGGCTTTGGCATCGGGCTGGGCATCCACCTGTATATCGCCGACGTCGGCATCAACACGGCCGAGATGTACGGCGTCGACATGGAGCTCGCCGGCGTCAATATGAGCGACATGATCATGCGCAGCGAAATCAACCCCGTTAAGTGGCTCGGCGCGACCGCCACGGTGTTCCTCTCCGTGATGCTCAGCGCGGCCTATCCCGCCTGGCGCGCCTCGCAAATGGCCCCGGCAGAAGCAATGAGGTTCTACGAATGA
- a CDS encoding type II toxin-antitoxin system RelE/ParE family toxin, with the protein MGDLTVKFDPRASRDLEAAVEWYDVHGDDLGDRFIDGLEELLDRLTSHPSLHAPVEGDVRRALIRQFPYAVYYLPKPNTIRVLAILHTSRRPDYWQSRDK; encoded by the coding sequence GTGGGTGATCTCACCGTCAAATTCGACCCGCGAGCCAGTCGCGACCTCGAGGCCGCCGTCGAATGGTACGATGTACACGGTGATGACCTCGGCGATCGCTTCATCGATGGGCTAGAAGAGTTGCTCGACCGCCTGACGAGCCACCCATCGCTTCACGCTCCGGTTGAAGGCGATGTGCGCCGTGCCCTCATTCGACAGTTCCCGTACGCCGTCTATTATCTGCCCAAACCGAACACCATTCGCGTTCTTGCCATTCTTCACACGAGCCGCCGCCCCGATTACTGGCAAAGCCGAGACAAATGA
- a CDS encoding TetR/AcrR family transcriptional regulator produces the protein MATSRFDNLDPDKQGQILDAAAEEFGEKGYEAASINQIIQKAGISKGSMYYYFEDKRDLFDTTLRYATERMLAMTGGFDVDAITAENFWEYLQDYSRRSLDQLRNNELYIRLAKSFHQVMEPNDPEAPGAETMEWGKQVMRELLERGREFGRVRTDLSIDFLIQLAIAVDSVFDHWLLERWGECSEEELQELMEQHIDAMKRLLSPASNVEVTQ, from the coding sequence ATGGCAACGTCCCGATTCGACAACCTGGACCCTGACAAGCAGGGCCAAATCCTCGACGCCGCCGCCGAGGAGTTCGGCGAGAAGGGCTACGAGGCCGCCTCGATCAACCAGATCATCCAGAAGGCCGGCATCAGCAAAGGCTCGATGTACTACTACTTCGAGGACAAGCGTGACCTGTTCGACACCACCCTGCGCTACGCTACCGAGCGCATGCTCGCCATGACCGGCGGGTTCGACGTCGACGCGATCACCGCCGAGAACTTCTGGGAGTACCTGCAGGACTACAGCCGGCGCTCGCTCGACCAGCTTCGCAACAACGAGCTGTATATCCGGCTGGCCAAGAGCTTCCATCAGGTCATGGAGCCCAACGATCCCGAGGCGCCCGGCGCCGAGACGATGGAGTGGGGAAAGCAGGTCATGCGTGAACTGCTCGAGCGCGGACGCGAGTTCGGCCGGGTGCGCACCGACCTGTCCATCGACTTTCTGATCCAGTTGGCCATCGCGGTCGACTCGGTCTTCGACCACTGGCTCTTGGAGCGTTGGGGCGAGTGCAGCGAGGAGGAACTCCAAGAGCTCATGGAGCAACATATCGACGCGATGAAGAGACTATTGAGCCCCGCATCCAACGTGGAGGTAACGCAATGA